From Trueperella pecoris, a single genomic window includes:
- a CDS encoding DUF2516 family protein, whose product MGQVNYLIAFVLYTVLPLALTGVFVWAFLDALLRPERQFALADKPKNFWLAVLGLGGLAFFTIRVLGFAFPLSGLVTLGLLIAAVFYLGPERAKMGRRWGGDSRGTRGGW is encoded by the coding sequence ATGGGACAGGTAAATTACCTCATCGCGTTTGTGCTGTACACCGTGCTTCCGCTGGCGCTGACGGGCGTGTTCGTGTGGGCGTTCCTCGATGCTCTGCTTCGCCCCGAGCGCCAATTCGCTCTCGCGGACAAGCCGAAGAACTTCTGGCTCGCCGTGCTCGGGCTGGGTGGGTTGGCCTTTTTCACCATCCGCGTGCTGGGCTTCGCCTTCCCTCTCTCGGGCCTGGTCACGCTCGGCCTGCTGATCGCGGCCGTGTTTTACCTGGGGCCGGAGCGGGCGAAGATGGGGCGGCGCTGGGGTGGCGACTCCCGCGGCACGAGGGGCGGCTGGTAA
- the ygfZ gene encoding CAF17-like 4Fe-4S cluster assembly/insertion protein YgfZ, which produces MNSSLPGAVLDACGVPAHYGNPFAEQSRLVAGKAFTDLSFVEVVVVSGQDRLTWLHNLTTRDFTNLAPGESSEMLLLDPNGHIQAAAGVVDDGERTWFLMDRGQAEPFAAFLESMVFRMRVEIGRPEYDVVGVVIPRSEEKTSGGDADGGEAAEGTESSVATAPAGDPPADFLPAEVAALAELVWEDPWPRTLPGGAHYGVADSEHSARASRRVLVLVKPGAPVVEAFMAAGYSPAGLQAWEAQRVADWRPRPNNEIVARALPHELDWLRTAVHLEKGCYRGQETVAKLVNLGKPPRRLTYLYLEGPEGDLPAAGSEVKLGEKTVGVLTSVARDYEEGPVALALLKRNTALDAQLSVGGFIAAQVEIVSREGKSSASPAQRPGAGMRGVGHRTLGA; this is translated from the coding sequence GTGAATTCCTCCCTTCCTGGCGCCGTGCTCGATGCGTGCGGCGTCCCGGCTCACTATGGCAACCCGTTCGCTGAGCAAAGTCGGCTTGTGGCCGGGAAAGCGTTCACGGATCTGAGTTTCGTGGAGGTGGTTGTGGTCTCGGGTCAGGATCGTCTGACTTGGCTGCACAACCTCACGACCCGCGACTTCACGAACCTTGCCCCGGGGGAGTCTTCGGAAATGCTTCTCCTCGACCCGAATGGTCACATTCAGGCGGCCGCGGGGGTCGTCGACGACGGCGAACGGACGTGGTTCCTCATGGATCGCGGCCAGGCGGAGCCGTTTGCGGCATTCCTCGAGTCGATGGTCTTCCGCATGCGGGTGGAGATCGGTCGGCCCGAGTACGACGTCGTTGGGGTGGTGATTCCTCGTTCCGAGGAAAAGACCAGCGGCGGCGATGCCGACGGCGGCGAGGCAGCCGAGGGCACGGAAAGCAGTGTGGCCACAGCGCCGGCCGGTGACCCGCCGGCGGACTTCCTTCCGGCTGAGGTGGCCGCGCTTGCGGAGTTGGTGTGGGAGGATCCGTGGCCGCGCACGCTTCCCGGCGGCGCGCACTACGGCGTAGCCGATTCCGAGCATTCCGCCCGGGCCTCGCGCCGAGTGCTGGTGCTGGTCAAACCAGGCGCACCGGTTGTGGAGGCGTTCATGGCGGCGGGCTATTCGCCTGCCGGCCTGCAGGCCTGGGAGGCTCAGCGCGTGGCTGATTGGCGCCCGCGCCCGAACAACGAGATCGTCGCCCGCGCCCTGCCGCACGAACTCGACTGGTTGCGTACCGCCGTCCACCTCGAGAAGGGCTGTTACCGTGGCCAGGAGACCGTGGCCAAGCTCGTGAACTTGGGAAAGCCGCCTCGCCGCCTGACCTACCTCTACCTGGAAGGACCCGAGGGTGACCTGCCGGCGGCGGGCTCGGAGGTCAAGCTGGGGGAGAAGACTGTCGGCGTTCTGACCTCTGTCGCCCGCGATTACGAGGAGGGCCCGGTGGCTCTCGCCCTCCTCAAACGCAACACGGCGCTCGACGCGCAACTGAGCGTCGGCGGTTTTATTGCCGCCCAAGTGGAGATCGTCTCGCGCGAGGGCAAGTCCTCGGCGTCGCCGGCGCAACGCCCAGGAGCGGGCATGCGCGGTGTGGGACATCGGACGCTGGGAGCGTAA
- a CDS encoding FABP family protein, whose amino-acid sequence MTFRLPENLAPENYPLGWLIDSWHGGGVMEYDNIEAAAYLHEVTIDAVDAGPYLRFISRIWLANEHASAVDKEAPGQWTYDHLTKDVLWSTQTGYLRVNPDAPRREDGSYELEATVATPVGNAQLWVGLINGPRLQMVTDTIVRSGSAADLQAAKFMGGNVASDFFYAYDMEAFGFEMRTYLAGRLSRQFDDSVDAPGKGNVVSSDDAGPAASDVRNESN is encoded by the coding sequence ATGACATTCCGACTTCCTGAAAATCTTGCCCCGGAGAACTACCCGCTGGGGTGGCTGATTGATTCGTGGCACGGTGGTGGCGTCATGGAGTATGACAACATTGAGGCCGCCGCTTATCTTCACGAGGTGACGATCGACGCCGTCGACGCCGGCCCGTATCTTCGCTTTATCTCCCGCATCTGGTTGGCGAACGAGCATGCCAGCGCGGTGGATAAGGAGGCACCTGGCCAGTGGACGTATGACCATTTGACGAAGGACGTCTTGTGGTCGACGCAGACGGGTTACCTTCGGGTCAATCCCGATGCGCCTCGTCGTGAGGATGGCTCGTATGAGCTTGAGGCGACGGTCGCGACTCCGGTGGGCAACGCCCAGCTGTGGGTAGGCTTGATCAATGGTCCGCGCCTGCAGATGGTGACGGATACGATTGTGCGTTCGGGTTCCGCGGCAGATCTTCAGGCGGCCAAGTTTATGGGTGGAAACGTTGCATCTGATTTCTTCTACGCCTATGACATGGAGGCATTTGGGTTTGAGATGCGCACATACCTTGCTGGGCGCTTGTCGCGGCAGTTCGATGATTCGGTTGACGCACCCGGCAAGGGTAACGTCGTATCGTCGGACGACGCTGGCCCGGCGGCCAGCGATGTAAGAAACGAAAGCAACTAA